A window from Sus scrofa isolate TJ Tabasco breed Duroc chromosome 2, Sscrofa11.1, whole genome shotgun sequence encodes these proteins:
- the LOC100525329 gene encoding olfactory receptor 10H3-like — protein MGVKHCTIPWSAQLFTIKFLISTDAASLSGQNYSTVSEFILIGFSNFPQQLLPTFFLLYLLMYLFTLLGNLLIMTTIWREHSLHTPMYLFLCALSTSEILFTVAITPRMLVDMLSVYRSITFVACASQMFFSFTFGYTHSFLLMILGYDRYVAICHPLHYNMLMSTRDCARLVSWSWAGGSAVGMMVTLIVFNLTFCGSNVIHHFFCHVFSLLKLTCGNETSSLTIVVILVCVTALMGCLFLIVLSYVFIVAAILRIPSAEGRHKTFSTCVSHLTIVIVHYGFASIIYLKPKGPRSMDSNTLMTTTYTVFTPFLSPIIFSLRNKELKNAIKRSFQRAFCPLSS, from the exons ATGGGAGTCAAGCATTGCACAATTCCATGGAGTGCACAACTTTTCACAATCAAG TTTCTGATCTCAACAGATGCAGCATCCTTGTCTGGTCAGAACTATAGCACAGTGTCTGAATTCATCCTCATCGGCTTCTCCAACTTCCCTCAGCAGCTCCTACCCACCTTCTTCCTGCTCTACCTGCTGATGTACCTGTTCACgctgctggggaacctgctcatcatgaCCACCAtctggagggagcacagcctccacacacccatgtacctCTTCCTGTGTGCCCTCTCCacctctgagattctcttcacTGTTGCCATCACACCTCGCATGCTAGTCGACATGCTCTCCGTCTACCGCTCCATCACTTTTGTGGCCTGTGCCAGCCAGATGTTCTTCTCCTTCACATTTGGCTACACCCACTCCTTCCTGCTCATGATCCTGggctatgaccgctatgtggccatctgccaccctctTCACTACAACATGCTCATGAGCACACGTGACTGTGCCCGTCTTGTGTCCTGGTCCTGGGCTGGAGGTTCAGCTGTGGGGATGATGGTGACATTGATAGTTTTTAACCTCACCTTCTGTGGATCTAATGTGATCCATCATTTCTTCTGTCATGTCTTTTCCCTTTTGAAATTGACCTGTGGAAATGAGACATCCTCTCTCACCATCGTTGTGATCCTGGTGTGTGTCACAGCCCTGATGGGGTGTTTATTCCTCATTGTTCTCTCCTATGTCTTCATCGTGGCTGCCATCTTGAGGATCCCCTCTGCTGAGGGCCGGCACAAGACCTTCTCCACTTGTGTCTCCCACCTCACCATAGTTATTGTGCACTACGGTTTTGCCTCCATCATCTACCTCAAGCCCAAGGGCCCCCGTTCTATGGACAGTAACACTCTGATGACCACCACCTATACAGTCTTCACCCCCTTTCTGAGTCCAATCATTTTCAGCCTCCGGAATAAGGAGCTGAAGAATGCTATAAAGAGAAGCTTCCAAAGAGCTTTCTGTCCCCTAAGCTCCTGA
- the LOC100524608 gene encoding olfactory receptor 1361-like, with the protein MSRKQWDNQVEDWRESCLDMDNQTQVSEFILLGLSEQPLQRQMFFTLSFSLYLIGCMGNLLTILAIVSDPHLHSPMYFFLSNLSLLDICFTSTTIPKVLVNHLCGLSTISFSACLAQMYFFVAFGAADSFLLSAMAYDRYLAICCPLHYMTIMSILRCALLVVIPWISANLISMVHTILMTRLSFCSNRIPHFFCDINALINLSCSDTQVNKILVLVLGGSGVLIPFVCIMASYTPIAVAVWKVPSARGRWKAFSTCGSHLCVVSLFYGTIIGVYFNPVSTHTTQRDMAATVMYTMVTSVLNPFIYSLRNQDLKGALRKLISKDAAETSSAGLHLFLFADAYPANNPS; encoded by the exons ATGTCCAGGAAGCAATGGGATAATCAAGTAGAAGATTGGAGAGAG AGCTGCCTGGACATGGACAATCAGACCCAAGTCTCTGAATTCATCCTCCTTGGACTCTCAGAGCAGCCGCTGCAGAGGCAGATGTTCTTCACTTTGTCCTTCAGTCTGTATCTGATTGGGTGCATGGGGAATCTGCTCACCATCCTGGCCATCGTCTCAGACCCTCACCTTCACAGCcctatgtacttcttcctcagcaacCTGTCCCTTCTTGACATCTGCTTTACATCCACCACCATCCCTAAGGTGCTTGTGAACCACCTGTGTGGGCTCAGCACCATCTCCTTCTCGGCTTGCCTGGCCCAGATGTATTTCTTTGTTGCCTTTGGGGCAGCCGACAGCTTTCTTCTCTCGGCCATGGCTTACGACCGCTACCTGGCCATCTGCTGCCCACTGCACTACATGACAATCATGAGCATTCTTCGATGTGCCTTGCTGGTGGTGATACCCTGGATCTCAGCCAACCTCATCTCCATGGTCCACACTATCCTGATGACCCGCTTGTCTTTTTGCTCTAATAGGATCCCACACTTTTTCTGTGACATCAATGCCTTGATCAATCTCTCCTGCTCTGACACACAAGTCAATAAGATACTGGTGTTGGTCCTTGGGGGTTCAGGGGTTCTCATCCCTTTTGTGTGCATCATGGCCTCCTACAcacctattgctgtggctgtgtggaaGGTGCCCTCTGCCCGGGGTAGGTGGAAAGcattctccacctgtggctctcatCTTTGTGTGGTGTCTCTCTTCTATGGGACTATTATTGGAGTCTACTTCAACCCTGTGTCCACACATACCACTCAGAGGGACATGGCAGCCACAGTGATGTACACCATGGTCACCTCAGTGCTGaatcccttcatctacagcctgagaaaccaAGATCTGAAGGGAGCCCTCAGGAAACTTATCAGCAAGGAcgctgccgagaccagctcagcag GCTTGCACCTCTTTCtctttgctgatgcatatccCGCTAACAACCCCTCGTAA
- the LOC100524789 gene encoding olfactory receptor 10H1-like: protein MQGANLSAVTEFILIGFSTFPHLQLTFFLLFLLMYLFTLLGNLLIMATIWRERSLHTPMYLFLCALSISEILYTFAIIPRMLADLLSTHHSIAFSACASQMFFSFTFGFTHSFLLTVMGYDRYVAICHPLRYNVLMSPGGCACLVVWSWAGGLVMGLVVTSAIFHLTFCGPNMIHHFFCHMPPLVKLACGDISIVITGVGLVCLSALLGCCLLILLSYAFIVAAILRIPSAEGRHKAFSTCVSHLTVVIVHYGFASIIYFKPKGPQSLEGDTLMGITYTVLTPFLSPIIFSLRNKELKNTMKKTFLNKFFLHSC from the coding sequence ATGCAGGGAGCCAACCTCTCAGCAGTGACCGAATTCATCCTCATTGGCTTCTCCACCTTCCCCCACCTTCAGCTGACATTCTTCCTGCTGTTCCTGCTGATGTACCTGTTCACgctgctggggaacctgctcatcatggCCACCATCTGGAGGGAGCGCagcctccacacacccatgtacctCTTCCTGTGTGCCCTCTCCATTTCTGAGATCCTCTACACCTTTGCCATCATCCCACGCATGCTGGCCGACCTGCTCTCCACCCACCACTCTATCGCCTTCTCGGCCTGCGCCAGCCAGATGTTCTTCTCCTTCACATTTGGCTTCACCCACTCCTTCCTGCTCACTGTCATGGGCTATGACCgttatgtggccatctgccaccccctgcGTTACAACGTGCTCATGAGCCCCGGTGGCTGTGCCTGCTTGGTGGTCTGGTCCTGGGCTGGTGGCTTAGTCATGGGGCTGGTGGTGACATCAGCCATTTTCCACCTCACCTTCTGTGGACCCAATATGATCCACCATTTCTTCTGCCACATGCCACCTCTGGTGAAGTTGGCCTGTGGGGACATCTCCATTGTGATCACAGGTGTGGGTCTGGTGTGTCTTTCAGCCCTTCTGGGCTGCtgcctcctcatccttctctcctATGCCTTCATTGTGGCTGCCATCTTGAGGATTCCCTCAGCTGAGGGAAGGcacaaggccttctccacctgtgtgTCCCATCTCACTGTGGTGATTGTGCACTATGGCTTTGCTTCCATAATCTACTTCAAGCCCAAGGGTCCTCAGTCTCTGGAAGGAGACACGCTGATGGGCATCACCTACACGGTGCTCACTCCCTTCCTCAGCCCCATCATCTTCAGCCTCAGGAACAAGGAGCTGAAGAACACCATGAAAAAGACCTTCCTCAATAAATTCTTTCTTCATAGTTGCTGA